From a single Miscanthus floridulus cultivar M001 chromosome 8, ASM1932011v1, whole genome shotgun sequence genomic region:
- the LOC136475506 gene encoding putative nitric oxide synthase isoform X2, whose translation MASPHLPFLSFPKTLPPPPPPLKPHAHRTSLAAAPAPPPAPPDGAGPAAPTRGDRFLGRQLATEAAARVLAPDDADRRRRRKEKRRALARMPSGFPCYGCGAPLQTAEEAAPGYVDPETYELKKRHHQLRTVLCGRCKLLSHGHMLTAVGGHGGYPGGKQFVSAEQLREKLSYLRHEKALIVKLVDIVDFNGSFLARVRDFAGANPIILVITKVDLLPRDTDLNCIGDWVVESVVKKKLNVLSVHLTSSKSLVGITGVISEIQQEKKGSANVGKSAFISAMLRTMAYKDPVAAAAQKYKPIQSAVPGTTLGPIQIEAFLGGGKLYDTPGVHLHHRQAAVINADDLPSLAPQSRLKGRCFPANDTDVELSGNSLFWAGLVRIDVVKALPRSRLTFYGPKKLKINMVPTTEADQFYETEVGVTLTPPTGKDRAEGWPGLQGVRELKMKYEERDRPACDIAISGLGWISVEPSGVPSNSPDDNVEEEYDRGELHLVVHVPKPVEVFVRPPLPVSKAASQWYRYQELTEEEEELRPKWHY comes from the exons ATGGCGTCACCGcacctccccttcctctccttccccaAAACCCtaccgccaccacctccaccgctCAAGCCCCACGCCCACCGGACCTCGCTCGCCGCCGCTCCTGCTCCGCCGCCCGCCCCGCCTGACGGCGCGGGCCCCGCCGCGCCCACGCGTGGGGACCGCTTCCTCGGCCGCCAGCTGGCCACCGAGGCCGCCGCGCGCGTGCTCGCACCCGACGACGCCGACAGGCGCCGCCGACGCAAGGAGAAGCGCCGGGCCCTGGCGCGGATGCCCTCCGGCTTCCCCTGCTACGGGTGCGGCGCCCCGCTCCAGACGGCGGAGGAGGCCGCGCCGGGATACGTCGACCCCGAAACTTACGAACTG AAAAAGAGGCACCACCAACTGAGAACCGTTCTATGTGGAAGGTGCAAGCTCCTGTCTCATGGCCACATGCTCACTGCTGTTGGTGGCCACGGTGGTTATCCTGGCGGCAAGCAGTTTGTTTCTGCAGAACAACTCAGGGAGAAGCTGTCATACCTCCGTCACGAGAAAGCACTGATAGTCAAATTG GTTGACATCGTTGACTTCAATGGGAGTTTCCTGGCACGAGTACGCGATTTTGCTGGTGCTAATCCTATTATACTTGTGATAACAAAG GTTGATCTCCTTCCCAGAGACACTGATTTGAATTGCATAGGTGACTGGGTTGTTGAGTCAGTTGTCAAGAAGAAGCTTAA CGTCCTTAGTGTCCATTTGACAAGCTCAAAGTCACTGGTCGGTATCACAGGGGTTATATCGGAGATTCAACAGGAAAAGAAG GGCTCTGCAAATGTTGGGAAATCTGCATTTATCAGCGCAATGCTAA GAACAATGGCATACAAGGATCCGGTGGCAGCGGCAGCTCAAAAATACAAGCCAATACAGTCTGCTGTTCCTGGAACAACCCTTGGCCCTATTCAAATTGAAGCATTTTTAGGCGGAGGG AAATTGTATGATACACCTGGAGTCCACCTTCACCATAGGCAGGCAGCAGTTATCAATGCTGATGATCTGCCTTCTCTTGCACCACAAAGTCGTTTGAAAGGGCGATGTTTTCCT GCTAATGATACAGATGTTGAATTGAGTGGGAATTCATTGTTCTGGGCTGGGCTAGTCCGCATTGATGTTGTCAAG GCTCTTCCACGCTCACGGCTGACATTCTATGGGCCCAAGAAGCTAAAGATTAATATGGTCCCGACAACAGAAGCAGATCAATTTTACGAG ACTGAAGTTGGAGTTACATTGACTCCGCCAACTGGTAAGGATAGAGCTGAAGGATGGCCAGGGCTTCAAGGTGTTCGCGAGTTGAAGATGAAGTATGAGGAACGTGACAG GCCTGCTTGTGACATCGCGATCTCTGGGCTTGGGTGGATTTCTGTGGAGCCATCAGGCGTGCCATCAAACAGCCCTGATGacaatgtcgaggaagaatacgATCGCGGTGAGCTGCATCTGGTGGTACATGTACCCAAACCGGTTGAGGTCTTTGTCCGCCCGCCATTGCCTGTCAGTAAAGCAGCGTCGCAATGGTACAGGTATCAAGAGTTgacggaggaagaagaggagttgAGGCCTAAATGGCATTACTGA
- the LOC136475507 gene encoding RGS1-HXK1-interacting protein 1-like produces the protein MADGPTSSGDSPPPPPPPQPENGSISSMVAASAASAAAAAVDFTRWAETFGAEKADAAKAALASATTLATSSASAAASASSTAASSAYAAASDLTLVAKEELEWVKKEYSAHEQIVFGKIKEGVVMAIMHPGIAAGSATLAGIVLFKRPRSYLIQRVRRMFVSKETLLSGVQTEVNHMRQTVNLVSNERQKLLDRAATAEKRFQKGWNTLREEGRSIQHELSKISDIENQAVGLKGILDQLPRAHASEFRSEISGLASQVKKEKRALNAALTKIVNYGVPI, from the exons atggcCGACGGGCCCACCAGCTCCGGcgactcgccgccgccgccacctcctccgCAGCCGGAGAACGGTTCCATCTCCTCCATGGTCGCCGCCTCTGCCGCCtccgcggcggccgcggccgtaGATTTCACCCGCTGGGCCGAGACCTTCGGCGCCGAGAAGGCCGACGCCGCCAAGGCTGCCCTAGCCTCCGCCACCACCTTGGCCACCTCATCCGCCTCCGCGGCGGCTTCTGCTTCCTCCACGGCCGCGTCCTCCGCCTACGCGGCCGCCTCCGacctcaccctcgtcgccaaG GAGGAGCTGGAATGGGTGAAGAAGGAGTACTCTGctcacgagcagattgtgtttgGCAAGATCAAAG AGGGCGTTGTCATGGCTATAATGCATCCAGGCATTGCTGCAGGCTCCGCAACACTTGCAGGGATTGTCCTTTTCAAAA GGCCAAGGAGCTACCTTATTCAACGAGTACGGCGCATGTTTGTTAGCAAGGAG ACCCTACTTTCTGGCGTACAAACTGAAGTGAATCACATGCGGCAGACTGTGAATCTTGTATCCAATGAACGCCAAAAACTGTTG GATAGAGCAGCAACTGCAGAGAAAAGATTTCAGAAAGGATGGAATACACTCAG GGAAGAAGGGCGTTCCATTCAACATGAGTTGAGCAAGATTAGTGATATTGAAAATCAAGCAGTAG GTCTGAAGGGCATTCTTGATCAGCTCCCCAGAGCACATGCATCTGAATTTCGATCGGAG ATATCTGGCCTAGCTTCTCAGGTTAAGAAGGAGAAGCGAGCGCTTAACGCCGCCCTCACGAAGATTGTGAATTACGGTGTCCCCATCTGA
- the LOC136475506 gene encoding putative nitric oxide synthase isoform X1: MASPHLPFLSFPKTLPPPPPPLKPHAHRTSLAAAPAPPPAPPDGAGPAAPTRGDRFLGRQLATEAAARVLAPDDADRRRRRKEKRRALARMPSGFPCYGCGAPLQTAEEAAPGYVDPETYELKKRHHQLRTVLCGRCKLLSHGHMLTAVGGHGGYPGGKQFVSAEQLREKLSYLRHEKALIVKLVDIVDFNGSFLARVRDFAGANPIILVITKVDLLPRDTDLNCIGDWVVESVVKKKLNVLSVHLTSSKSLVGITGVISEIQQEKKGRDIYILGSANVGKSAFISAMLRTMAYKDPVAAAAQKYKPIQSAVPGTTLGPIQIEAFLGGGKLYDTPGVHLHHRQAAVINADDLPSLAPQSRLKGRCFPANDTDVELSGNSLFWAGLVRIDVVKALPRSRLTFYGPKKLKINMVPTTEADQFYETEVGVTLTPPTGKDRAEGWPGLQGVRELKMKYEERDRPACDIAISGLGWISVEPSGVPSNSPDDNVEEEYDRGELHLVVHVPKPVEVFVRPPLPVSKAASQWYRYQELTEEEEELRPKWHY; this comes from the exons ATGGCGTCACCGcacctccccttcctctccttccccaAAACCCtaccgccaccacctccaccgctCAAGCCCCACGCCCACCGGACCTCGCTCGCCGCCGCTCCTGCTCCGCCGCCCGCCCCGCCTGACGGCGCGGGCCCCGCCGCGCCCACGCGTGGGGACCGCTTCCTCGGCCGCCAGCTGGCCACCGAGGCCGCCGCGCGCGTGCTCGCACCCGACGACGCCGACAGGCGCCGCCGACGCAAGGAGAAGCGCCGGGCCCTGGCGCGGATGCCCTCCGGCTTCCCCTGCTACGGGTGCGGCGCCCCGCTCCAGACGGCGGAGGAGGCCGCGCCGGGATACGTCGACCCCGAAACTTACGAACTG AAAAAGAGGCACCACCAACTGAGAACCGTTCTATGTGGAAGGTGCAAGCTCCTGTCTCATGGCCACATGCTCACTGCTGTTGGTGGCCACGGTGGTTATCCTGGCGGCAAGCAGTTTGTTTCTGCAGAACAACTCAGGGAGAAGCTGTCATACCTCCGTCACGAGAAAGCACTGATAGTCAAATTG GTTGACATCGTTGACTTCAATGGGAGTTTCCTGGCACGAGTACGCGATTTTGCTGGTGCTAATCCTATTATACTTGTGATAACAAAG GTTGATCTCCTTCCCAGAGACACTGATTTGAATTGCATAGGTGACTGGGTTGTTGAGTCAGTTGTCAAGAAGAAGCTTAA CGTCCTTAGTGTCCATTTGACAAGCTCAAAGTCACTGGTCGGTATCACAGGGGTTATATCGGAGATTCAACAGGAAAAGAAG GGCCGAGATATATATATACTG GGCTCTGCAAATGTTGGGAAATCTGCATTTATCAGCGCAATGCTAA GAACAATGGCATACAAGGATCCGGTGGCAGCGGCAGCTCAAAAATACAAGCCAATACAGTCTGCTGTTCCTGGAACAACCCTTGGCCCTATTCAAATTGAAGCATTTTTAGGCGGAGGG AAATTGTATGATACACCTGGAGTCCACCTTCACCATAGGCAGGCAGCAGTTATCAATGCTGATGATCTGCCTTCTCTTGCACCACAAAGTCGTTTGAAAGGGCGATGTTTTCCT GCTAATGATACAGATGTTGAATTGAGTGGGAATTCATTGTTCTGGGCTGGGCTAGTCCGCATTGATGTTGTCAAG GCTCTTCCACGCTCACGGCTGACATTCTATGGGCCCAAGAAGCTAAAGATTAATATGGTCCCGACAACAGAAGCAGATCAATTTTACGAG ACTGAAGTTGGAGTTACATTGACTCCGCCAACTGGTAAGGATAGAGCTGAAGGATGGCCAGGGCTTCAAGGTGTTCGCGAGTTGAAGATGAAGTATGAGGAACGTGACAG GCCTGCTTGTGACATCGCGATCTCTGGGCTTGGGTGGATTTCTGTGGAGCCATCAGGCGTGCCATCAAACAGCCCTGATGacaatgtcgaggaagaatacgATCGCGGTGAGCTGCATCTGGTGGTACATGTACCCAAACCGGTTGAGGTCTTTGTCCGCCCGCCATTGCCTGTCAGTAAAGCAGCGTCGCAATGGTACAGGTATCAAGAGTTgacggaggaagaagaggagttgAGGCCTAAATGGCATTACTGA